A region from the Mesomycoplasma hyopneumoniae J genome encodes:
- the uvrB gene encoding excinuclease ABC subunit UvrB, whose product MFCVKIFLKNFKKVIGFNMLIEKEFKKFKLVANYKPSGDQPKAIKNLINGIKSGKKSQVLLGVTGSGKTFTMANVIAYFNKPVIILSHNKTLASQLYSEFKEFFPENRVEFYISYFDFYRPEAYLPTKDVYLEKTSKTNFDLETMRMSALNALMMRNDTIVIASVAAIYGTLNPDEYQDNFLVLEVDQEIKPNELALKLARIKYENNQIEQKPGIFSLKGDVLEIFPAWSDAFNIRVEFFGNIIEAINIIHPVSKSIIKSYNSFTVYPATAYSVKKNIINRAIETIKIELGEQLEFFEKNNKLVEKQRLKDRVNNDIDSLSEFGICSGIENYARHIDGRQKGEKPFSLLDYLPQDGLIFIDESHIMISQIKGMYEGDRSRKQTLVDYGYRLPSALDNRPLKLSEFEKYQQAKIYVSATPASYEIDKTNGEIVSQIIRPTGLIDPEIVIESTKNQMEKIFQYLLKQKEKKERSLILTTTKRLAEEISKYLQEEKLQNVYYLHSEMTTFERDEIIIKLRKGIYDAIVGINLLREGVDIPEVSLIFVLEAGLVSFLRSESSLIQIIGRAARNDHGKVILFTDTVTETIEKVLKDNENKRKIQIEYNQKNKIIPKTIKKPIPDSINPNSLKISKVLREKQKDKKEMENYIKILEKEMKIAADANRFEEAIQIRDLIAEIKLKI is encoded by the coding sequence ATGTTTTGTGTTAAAATTTTCTTAAAAAATTTTAAAAAAGTAATCGGTTTTAATATGTTAATTGAAAAAGAATTTAAAAAATTCAAACTAGTTGCAAATTATAAACCAAGCGGTGATCAGCCAAAAGCAATAAAAAATTTAATCAACGGGATAAAATCCGGAAAAAAATCCCAAGTTTTGCTTGGAGTAACAGGATCTGGAAAAACCTTTACAATGGCGAATGTAATTGCCTATTTTAACAAACCAGTAATAATTTTATCACATAATAAAACTTTAGCCTCACAATTATATAGTGAATTTAAAGAGTTTTTCCCGGAAAACCGCGTTGAATTTTATATTTCCTACTTTGATTTTTACCGGCCAGAAGCTTATTTGCCAACAAAAGATGTCTATTTAGAAAAAACTAGTAAAACAAATTTTGACCTTGAAACTATGCGAATGTCAGCCCTAAACGCCTTGATGATGCGAAATGATACAATCGTTATTGCCTCAGTTGCTGCAATTTATGGGACCTTAAACCCGGATGAATATCAGGATAATTTCTTAGTTTTAGAGGTAGATCAGGAAATAAAACCAAATGAATTAGCCCTAAAACTTGCCAGAATCAAGTATGAAAATAATCAAATTGAGCAAAAACCGGGAATTTTTTCTTTAAAAGGTGATGTTTTAGAAATTTTTCCAGCTTGAAGCGATGCTTTTAATATCAGAGTGGAATTTTTTGGAAATATAATTGAGGCAATAAACATAATTCATCCAGTTTCAAAATCAATAATAAAATCATATAATTCTTTCACAGTTTATCCCGCAACTGCTTATAGTGTGAAAAAAAATATAATTAACAGAGCGATCGAAACCATCAAAATTGAGCTGGGTGAGCAGCTCGAATTTTTTGAAAAAAATAATAAATTAGTCGAAAAACAACGACTAAAAGACCGAGTCAATAATGATATTGACTCGCTTTCTGAATTCGGAATTTGTTCAGGAATTGAGAATTATGCCCGCCATATTGACGGACGCCAAAAAGGCGAAAAACCATTTAGTTTACTAGATTATTTACCCCAAGACGGCCTAATTTTTATTGATGAATCCCATATTATGATCAGCCAAATTAAGGGCATGTATGAAGGTGATCGAAGCCGAAAACAAACCTTGGTTGACTATGGTTATCGACTACCTTCAGCTCTTGATAATCGGCCCTTAAAACTCAGTGAATTTGAGAAATATCAACAGGCAAAAATTTATGTTTCAGCCACACCGGCCAGCTATGAAATTGATAAAACAAATGGCGAAATTGTCTCGCAAATTATCAGACCAACTGGACTAATTGATCCAGAAATAGTAATTGAATCTACCAAAAATCAAATGGAGAAAATTTTTCAGTATTTGCTAAAACAGAAGGAAAAAAAAGAAAGAAGTCTCATTTTAACTACCACAAAACGACTGGCCGAAGAAATCAGCAAGTATCTCCAGGAAGAAAAATTACAAAATGTCTATTATTTGCACTCAGAAATGACGACTTTTGAGCGCGATGAAATCATAATTAAGCTTCGAAAAGGAATTTATGATGCAATTGTCGGGATAAATTTACTTCGTGAAGGCGTTGATATCCCGGAAGTTTCTTTGATTTTTGTTCTTGAAGCCGGTCTTGTTTCTTTTTTGCGATCAGAATCTTCTCTAATCCAAATTATCGGGCGGGCTGCCCGTAACGATCATGGAAAAGTTATCCTTTTTACCGATACAGTCACTGAAACTATTGAAAAAGTTTTAAAAGATAATGAAAATAAAAGAAAAATTCAAATTGAATACAACCAAAAAAACAAAATTATCCCAAAAACAATAAAAAAACCGATTCCCGACAGCATCAATCCAAACA